CTGCTGAGCACCGATCTTCTCCTCGAGATGACGAAGCGGCCGGCGTTGTTGCGAGAGCGAATCGAGGCCGCGGACCCCGGGCGGTTGAGGAGTCCCATCATCATCGACGAGGTCCAGAAGGTCCCCGCACTGCTCGACGAGATCCACTGGATGATCGAGAACCGCGGCCTGCGATTCATCCTCTGCGGATCCAGCGCGAGGAAGCTGAAACGGGGGCGGGCGAATCTGCTTGGCGGCCGGGCGTGGCGGCATGAGATGCATCCGCTCGTCTCGCCCGAGGTAAAGGACCTTCATCTCCTGACCGCGCTCAATCGGGGCCTGATTCCCGCGCACTACCTGGATGCGAACTACGAGAAGTCGCTGCACGCCTATGTGCGCGACTACCTCAAGGAAGAGGTCTTCGACGAGGGCCTGACCCGCAACATGCCTGCGTTCTCGCGGTTCCTGGACGCGGTCGGCTATTCCCATGGCGAACTGACGAACTACGCGAACATCGCGCGGGACTGTGGCGTCGACGCCAAGACGGTCAAGGGGTACTACCAAGTTCTGGTCGACACGCTGCTCGGAACGATGCTCGAACCCTACAGGCGGCGACAGGAACGTCAAGTGATCTCCAAGGCAGGGAAGTTCTACCTCTTCGACGTGGGAGTAGCGGGTGCCATCACCAGGCGCCGTCTCGGCGAAGAACGCGGCGAGCTGTTCGGCAGGGCGCTCGAGCACTTCATCCTGATGGAGATCCTAGCTCACCGTTCCTACAAAGGGTTGGACTACGAGGTGAACTTCTGGCGCACCAAGTCCGGGCTGGAGGTGGATTTCGTTCTCGGGCGCGGAGAAGTCGCGGTCGAGGTGAAGGGCGCCAGTCGCGTCGACAACGCGGAGTTCAGGTCGGTGAAGTCGTTCAGGGAGGAGCACCACCCGCGGAAGGCGATCCTCGTCTGCAATGAACGCGCACCCCGCGTGCACGACGGGATCCAGGTTCTACCCTGGCGGGAGTTCCTCCGGATGCTCTGGAGCGGCGCGGTGCTCAAATAGGCGTAGGGTGAAGAAACTCGATCGAGGCGCAACGACAGCGGGCAGTCCCTCGCGAGCCCGATGTGAGTCGGGCGTCCGTGGTAGCAACTGAGGTCATTCCACAGGATCCGCAAGAGACGCCCGGCATCTTGGATGGCCGTGGGTGGCGCCCGCCTTGGCGCCCGCGCGGTTCAGTCGCGAGCCCCTGGAGTTCTCGCGAACTGTGGCATGCCGCCAGGTCGTTCTTGACAGGTCAGCCGCCCCTTGCCTGGCTCGCTTTCGGGAGCGCTATCCGGTCATTTCCGCTCGCCGACGAGCCAGCGCATCTCGTTCAGGGCAAACTGCGCGTTGTCGAGACCTACCTGGTTCATGCCGAACTTGTACGGCTCGACACCCGGGCGCCGGATCACCTGCGCGGCGAGCATGGCCGCCTCCCCGAACGGGGCATGGTCGGCGATCAGGAGCAGCCCCCCTCCGTCGCTGACCCAGGCATGCACCGCCTCGACCTCCTCCGGTGTGAACGCGGGAAGACTAGCGGACGAGTCCTCTGCGCCACCTAGCGCGTTCGCGATCACGAGCACATCCGGATGGAACGCCGTGTCCGCGACCTGCTCGACCTGGGCGTCGGCGGTGAAAGTCATGGCCGCAAAGAAGAGTCCCGCCACGGTCACGCTTCGGGGTACGATCAGCTTCCGGTGGAACGAACGGATTCGCATGCTCCTCTCCTCCCGTGCGCGCTCGAGGTCACCTACCTCGGGAACGAGGGCTATCTCATCGGGATGGGGGATAGCAAGGTCCTCATCGACGGCCTGTTCAGATCCGACCACTACGCTTGCCCCTCCGAGGAGACGATCGAGGCGATCGTGGGGAGATTCCTGCGGGGCGATCCAACGGTCACGTTCCTCGCGAACACGGCCACCTGCGGCAGGCTCGAGGGAGAGGATCTCGCCGGCCGGAGGCGTCAGGATATCGACCTCACGCGCGAGGGCGAGACCATCCGCTTCGGATAGAACCGCCCGGCTCGTCGTGACTGGCGCAGCTGAACGATGGTCAGGACTGACGAGGCATCACGCCAACCGCAAGAGAGTCAGCGCGGGCGACATTCGTAGGGAAGACACCCTCTCCTCGGGAAAGCGGAAAAGTCCCCGACCTGCGCCGCATCCCCAAGCGCACAAGGCTCGAGTCCCGGAGCCGATTCAAGTCCGTGGAATCGCCCGTCGATAAGGAATTGGACGAACGGGATCTACTCTTACGAAGGAGACGGGAATGTCGCGCTCTTGGTTCCTTCCGTTCATGCCCCTGATCGCCGTAGCTGTAATCTCATCAATCTCTTGCACGAAGTCACCCACGGAAGAGCCTGCCGACGATCCCGTTACGGTGAGCCTGCTGGGGCCCAATACCCTGATCGATTCGGTCCTGGTGAACGGGGTCAAGGCCGACTACGTTGCCGACTTCATCGAAAGCGGCGAGCTCCCGGCACCTGAAGTGGAGATGGCCTCCCAGATCATCAGGGGAACCGCCGTGACGGCCATGATCTATCCTGCCGTGCCCTACAGGCATCTCAGAGTCGGTCTATCCACGAAACCGGGAGGGTACTTCAGAGCCTCAGTTCCTGACTCCGACGCCACCGGATCCATCAACGCGGTTGTCGTCCTTTCCAATAGCGGCGGCTATGGGCAACTTCCGATGGTCTTCGTCGGCGAGACCGATTCGGGCAACACCCAGGCCAAGCTGATGCGGTTGACCGTCAACACGCAGGCTCAGGGGTCGCACTTGTTGCAGGTCAGCTTGAACTGGTCCTCGCCGGTGGACATGGACCTGCACGTCACCACGCCTTCAGGAGAGGATATCTACTACGGGCGCAAGGAAGGTTCCTTCGGCGGAGTGCTGGACCTCGACTCCAACGCGGGATGCGCAATCGACAACATCAACAATGAAAACATCACATGGGCCGAAGTCCTTCCCCTTCTCGGTGAGTACCAGGTGCGTGTGGATCTGTGGTCAGCCTGCGAATTCACGAGGAGCATCCCTTATGTGGTTACGGTCCGGACGTGCACGCAGGACAAGCAGTTCTTCGGCAGCTTCGATCCAGCCGAAGCGGATTACGGCGGCGACGGCGCCGGCGTCTATGTGACGTCGATCGAGTTCGGCGATCCCTCGGAGAACTTCATCCTGACGAT
This portion of the Candidatus Eisenbacteria bacterium genome encodes:
- a CDS encoding ATP-binding protein, coding for MPTIERVLRIELPRRQSTFLWGPRKTGKTTYLRSAFPNSLRFDLLSTDLLLEMTKRPALLRERIEAADPGRLRSPIIIDEVQKVPALLDEIHWMIENRGLRFILCGSSARKLKRGRANLLGGRAWRHEMHPLVSPEVKDLHLLTALNRGLIPAHYLDANYEKSLHAYVRDYLKEEVFDEGLTRNMPAFSRFLDAVGYSHGELTNYANIARDCGVDAKTVKGYYQVLVDTLLGTMLEPYRRRQERQVISKAGKFYLFDVGVAGAITRRRLGEERGELFGRALEHFILMEILAHRSYKGLDYEVNFWRTKSGLEVDFVLGRGEVAVEVKGASRVDNAEFRSVKSFREEHHPRKAILVCNERAPRVHDGIQVLPWREFLRMLWSGAVLK